Sequence from the Meleagris gallopavo isolate NT-WF06-2002-E0010 breed Aviagen turkey brand Nicholas breeding stock chromosome Z, Turkey_5.1, whole genome shotgun sequence genome:
ggccacgtAGTCTACTGTCAGCCTTCATTGTCCACTGACTTTATGCAGTGGCCATATGGagctgttaaaaggtgagtggGCTTTACTGATGACTCCCTGACCCTCCGTTTGATTAATCAatttatgaatggggagcaaggaattGCTGTTAATGCAGTACTGTGAACTTCACTTGCACTGTGATCCATCTGTACATTGCAGCTGTTGTATTGGAACATTCAGTAATTGCTGCATCACTTTGTTAAATCAAAATCCCATGAAATGTCAAACATCTTCAATTTCAAAATCCCACGTAACGTCAATTCAATTAAGtcaatttaatattaatatattgaACACTCCTGAAGCTAACATCTGCTGGTCAGAGCACAATTGGTCTGGGAACACCTCCTTGTGCAGCAAGAGATTTCCAGAAAGGACTGGTTTATTCATAGACATGGCATGTGGTGCAGGACGCTCGACATGGATGAACCCTGCAGCATCAGGGACAGGTGGGAAAGCTAAAGCCGCACCTCCACACAAGCAAAAGAGACAACAGGCGATGCTCCTTTCTGAGCTTCTTCAGGATATCTGTCCTCTGATCTAGCCTAATTTTTAgtctcttttaaaatacaatgaGAATAAGAAGGCAACAACCATGCATGTATCAAAAAAACTCTAAATATGTTTATTATTCaattatatttgcttttcattgcacaaatttattttttatcccCATGTTTTACAGTTTNNNNNNNNNNNNNNNNNNNNNNNNNNNNNNNNNNNNNNNNNNNNNNNNNNNNNNNNNNNNNNNNNNNNNNNNNNNNNNNNNNNNNNNNNNNNNNNNNNNNctgatgatacgaagttgggaggattggctgacacgcctgaaggctgtgctgccattcagcgagacctggacaggctggagagctgggcagtaagaaactgggtgaggttcaacaaaagcaagtgtagggtcttacacctagggaggaataattgcatgcaccaatacaggctgggggatgagctgctggagaggagctctgcagagagggacctgggcgtcctggtggacgacaggttggccatgagccagcagtgtgccctcgtggccaaaaaggccaatggcattctggggtgcattaagaagagcgtgtccagcaggtcgagggaggtgatcctccccctctactctgccctggtaaggcctcatctggagtactgtgtccagttctgNNNNNNNNNNNNNNNNNNNNNNNNNNNNNNNNNNNNNNNNNNNNNNNNNNNNNNNNNNNNNNNNNNNNNNNNNNNNNNNNNNNNNNNNNNNNNNNNNNNNAAGTTGCGGACAGACGTAAGGACGTCGCGACGCATCTTTCGCCTCAGCTCCTCTGGGTCCATCTTGGGCCCCAGCCCCTCGATGCGGAACATGCTGCTCCGGCTGCCGAGCGGGGCCGGAACCGGAAGAGGGGCGATGCGCGCGAGAGGAAGGTGAAGGCGCAGTGTGGCGCCGGGATGCGGCAAGCGCATGCGCACGAGGAGCGGCGCAGCTACGGCCGACAACCAGGCGGGCGCAGCACCAGAAGACGCGTTGTCTTTGCGCATGCGTCGTTCTCTCTGAGGGACCTGCTGTCTTC
This genomic interval carries:
- the TOMM5 gene encoding mitochondrial import receptor subunit TOM5 homolog, with product MFRIEGLGPKMDPEELRRKMRRDVLTSVRNNWTQYSR